The genomic segment TCGAGGTCAGCACCGTGGCGGCGTGCTCGTACCTGCGGCTCATGAGCTGGAAGAAGAGCATGGCCCCGGTGCGTGAGACGGGCAGGTAGCCGATCTCGTCGACGACCAGCAGCGCCGGGTGGGTGAGCGTCTTCATGCGCGGCATCAGCTTGCCGGCGGCCTGCGCCTCTTCCAGACTCGCGATCAGCTCGCCGAGCGTGCCGTAGTAGACGCGCCTTCCGCTCTGAGCCGCGGCGATGGCGAGGCCGATCGCCAGGTGCGTCTTGCCCACGCCGGGCGGGCCGAGGAAGACGACGTTCTCCCGCCGCTCCACGAAGCCCAGCGTAGCGAGGCTGTCGATCTGCTCCCGCTTCAGGCTGGGCTGAAAGGAGAAGTCGAAGTCGGCCAGCGTCTTGACCGCGGGCAGACGTGAGGATCTCATCGCCGCTTCCAGGCGCCGGTTGTTGCGCAGCGAGATCTGCGCGTCGAGCACGGCGCGGATCGCCTCCGGAGCGCTGATCTGGCCGCTGTCGATGCGCGCCAGCACGGGGTCGACCGCCTCGAGTGCTCCGGGCATCTTGAGGTCGGCCAGCTGGGCACGGATCTGGTCGCGCAGGCTCGTCATGCGGCACCTCCGGCCAGGCGGGCGTACGTCTGGAGCGGACGCTTCTCCACCTCGACGCGTCCCGTCCGCTGCACCACCGGCGCGGCGGGCTCGCTCGGCAGCAGGATCAGGGAGCGGTACGGACGCTCCGCCAGCGGCAGGAGATGATGCTGCTCCTGGGCCTGAAAGCGCGCCCACGGCTGCTCCCCCGTGGTGCGGTGCACGCGCACATTCGCGACGCTGTCGAGCCACGCCTTTGCCTGCGCGTCCAGGTCAGCGTCGCCGAGGAAGTCGCGCCCGTAGAGGAAGTTTTCCCTCAGGTAGCGGATCGG from the Longimicrobium sp. genome contains:
- the istB gene encoding IS21-like element helper ATPase IstB, whose product is MTSLRDQIRAQLADLKMPGALEAVDPVLARIDSGQISAPEAIRAVLDAQISLRNNRRLEAAMRSSRLPAVKTLADFDFSFQPSLKREQIDSLATLGFVERRENVVFLGPPGVGKTHLAIGLAIAAAQSGRRVYYGTLGELIASLEEAQAAGKLMPRMKTLTHPALLVVDEIGYLPVSRTGAMLFFQLMSRRYEHAATVLTSNKGFEEWGEIFGDEVMAAALIDRLLHHCHIVNIRGNSYRMRHHAELWGQHRLPEGDSASASSPKPKGRKTQEVTA